The Amycolatopsis sp. DG1A-15b genome window below encodes:
- a CDS encoding ABC transporter ATP-binding protein, with the protein MYHQDDTVDVVRLLSVRKAYGKDRAQVLALDNVTAGFAAGTFTAVMGPSGSGKSTLLHCAAGLDKPTSGSVVLGGTDLSVMREVELTRLRRDRIGFVFQAFNLLPALDVEQNVTLPLRLAGRRADPALVRRVIEQVGLGQRRRHRPAELSGGQQQRVAIARALVTHPEVIFADEPTGALDTRSAQEVLSLLREAKSASRQTIVMVTHDPVAASYADRVLFLADGRVVDELRQPNPEEVARRMTNLVARTEQRPQEDPWLSELTR; encoded by the coding sequence ATGTACCACCAAGACGACACGGTCGACGTCGTGCGGCTGCTGTCCGTACGCAAGGCGTACGGCAAGGACCGCGCCCAAGTCCTGGCTCTGGACAACGTGACGGCCGGCTTCGCGGCCGGCACGTTCACCGCGGTGATGGGGCCGTCGGGTTCGGGCAAGAGCACGCTGCTGCACTGCGCGGCCGGCCTGGACAAGCCGACGTCCGGCTCGGTCGTGCTGGGCGGCACGGACCTCAGCGTGATGCGCGAGGTCGAGCTGACCCGGTTGCGGCGCGACCGGATCGGGTTCGTGTTCCAGGCCTTCAACCTGCTGCCCGCGCTCGACGTCGAGCAGAACGTGACCCTGCCGCTGCGACTGGCGGGACGGCGGGCCGACCCGGCTCTCGTGCGCCGCGTCATCGAACAGGTCGGGCTCGGCCAGCGGCGCCGCCACCGGCCGGCGGAACTCTCCGGCGGGCAGCAGCAGCGGGTGGCGATCGCCCGCGCCCTCGTCACCCACCCCGAGGTGATCTTCGCCGACGAGCCGACCGGCGCGCTGGACACGCGGTCGGCCCAGGAGGTGCTTTCCTTGCTGCGAGAGGCGAAGAGCGCGTCCCGGCAGACCATCGTGATGGTCACCCACGACCCGGTGGCCGCCTCCTACGCCGACCGCGTGCTGTTCCTCGCCGACGGCCGGGTCGTCGACGAGCTGCGGCAGCCGAACCCCGAAGAGGTGGCCCGGCGGATGACCAACCTCGTGGCCCGCACCGAGCAGCGGCCGCAGGAAGACCCCTGGCTGAGCGAGCTGACGCGCTGA
- a CDS encoding DUF2786 domain-containing protein: protein MTTISPPITATWLRCHDTARAEGMAPALVALHAALPAGAPVFGAGGSAVLPAGPVAGDVLVVRTAALPGGPVVLVRTGRPAGRPDPILATGSVWLRLGLSGALLDSGLAYLGGRRSGDTTLLRRQMVQGAVAEALTGQLEVRAFLTAHDSDPAPDALAYLHRRLTDTDRVLLRLLGAAGFVRGGAGEVADVSELLAGAYTPEAVA, encoded by the coding sequence ATGACCACGATCTCGCCGCCGATCACGGCGACCTGGCTGCGGTGCCACGACACGGCCCGGGCGGAAGGGATGGCCCCGGCACTGGTGGCGCTGCACGCGGCGCTGCCGGCCGGTGCACCGGTCTTCGGTGCCGGCGGTTCCGCGGTCCTGCCGGCCGGGCCGGTGGCCGGCGACGTGCTCGTGGTCCGGACGGCGGCGCTGCCGGGCGGCCCGGTCGTCCTCGTGCGGACGGGGCGGCCCGCGGGCCGCCCCGACCCGATCCTGGCGACCGGGTCGGTGTGGCTGCGGCTGGGCCTGTCCGGCGCCCTGCTCGACTCTGGGCTCGCGTATCTGGGCGGGCGGCGCAGCGGCGACACCACCCTGCTGCGCCGCCAGATGGTCCAGGGCGCCGTCGCCGAGGCGCTGACCGGTCAGCTGGAGGTGCGCGCGTTCCTGACCGCGCACGACTCGGACCCGGCCCCGGACGCACTGGCCTACCTGCACCGGCGGCTCACCGACACCGACCGCGTCCTGCTGCGCCTGCTCGGCGCGGCGGGGTTCGTCCGCGGCGGTGCGGGCGAGGTCGCCGACGTCTCCGAGCTGCTCGCGGGGGCCTACACCCCGGAGGCGGTGGCGTGA
- a CDS encoding acyl carrier protein, which produces MAEPTEVLDDRVVAGICTALESVLEAEVADLGPETRLADAGLDSTGVLELLMQLEEALGIEFDAENLEMSHFESVGSLARFVSAEMAA; this is translated from the coding sequence GTGGCTGAACCGACGGAGGTCCTGGACGACCGCGTGGTCGCGGGGATCTGCACCGCACTGGAGTCCGTGCTGGAGGCGGAGGTGGCCGACCTCGGCCCGGAGACCCGGCTCGCGGACGCCGGTCTCGACTCCACCGGCGTGCTGGAACTGCTGATGCAGCTGGAAGAGGCGCTGGGCATCGAATTCGACGCCGAGAACCTGGAAATGAGCCACTTCGAGTCGGTCGGGTCGCTGGCCCGCTTCGTCTCGGCAGAAATGGCCGCCTGA
- a CDS encoding FtsX-like permease family protein, whose amino-acid sequence MLTLVVRTLRYRTGGFIATLVSVFVGTAVMLACGGLMETGIRTVIPPQRLAAAPIVVAGNQSYDLPTVGHGEDAYHETATLSERVRLDEGLASTISGVPGVAHVVPDVSFHAEVLGDQGGPSVPGTQAGHSWVSAELAPYRLTEGVAPIREGEVVLDSATAARIGAHAGGKADIAVRGGVHSYRITGIADAGRRMAADAVFFSPAEATGLRSAAGQVDAFGVQLAPGADVAGVDAQIAAAVRDQRAVTLTGDARGSAEFAKAAGDGELLIILAAVFGGLAAQVAMFVVASTLTLSVQQRRREVAMLRAIGATPRQLSRMITGEAMIIGALGTALAIFPGVLLGNWLFGRLTGFGVIQPVLKFEQGFYPVVAAAIVGLGSAWGAAFVAARYAGRTRPVEAMRETAIPTRWLTPARLWLGVSSLIGAVALAYLTITVVDGPLAASTAGPAVTLVATAVALFAPGLTKLLVAVLRRPIRAFGGLPGYLASLNARARWMPMAGAVTPIMLATGLAIFMLYFQTTEVAVAEKQYSDSLLADAVVTSATGDLPPDLVAKVQQAPGVAGATAFVTSKGYNEKPSDATQDEDGVDLTGVTAGGVAKAWGSIVASGQLDALHGNTIALPADLAQRLGVGVGAKIAMRLGDGSQVTLDVVATLRTTAASASALVPADMLAPHTAAGAADRILVMAQPGTAEGDLLASLRSRVGDVDGVQVAGREALTKAFLAEVQANAWVNYLIVGLLLVYAAISMVNTLVMATADRRREFGLQRLIGSTRGQVMRMMAMEAGVVAAIGVFLGTLVAASMLVPFSVAVSDSLIPSGPLWIYLVILGLAVVLTVVATCAPTWFTLRTRPSPSTLAPE is encoded by the coding sequence ATGCTGACCCTCGTCGTACGCACCCTGCGCTACCGCACCGGTGGCTTCATCGCCACCCTCGTCTCGGTGTTCGTCGGCACCGCCGTCATGCTCGCCTGCGGCGGCCTCATGGAGACCGGCATCCGGACCGTGATCCCGCCGCAGCGCCTGGCCGCCGCGCCGATCGTGGTGGCGGGCAACCAGTCCTACGACCTGCCCACGGTCGGCCACGGTGAGGACGCCTACCACGAGACCGCGACGCTGTCCGAGCGCGTCCGGCTCGACGAAGGCCTCGCGAGCACGATCAGCGGCGTCCCCGGCGTCGCCCACGTGGTCCCCGACGTCTCCTTCCACGCCGAGGTGCTCGGCGACCAGGGCGGCCCGTCGGTCCCCGGCACCCAGGCCGGCCACAGCTGGGTCTCCGCGGAGCTGGCGCCCTACCGGCTGACCGAGGGTGTGGCCCCGATCCGCGAGGGCGAAGTCGTGCTCGATTCCGCCACCGCCGCCCGGATCGGGGCGCACGCGGGTGGCAAGGCCGACATCGCCGTCCGCGGGGGCGTCCACTCCTACCGGATCACCGGGATCGCCGACGCGGGCCGCCGGATGGCCGCCGACGCGGTGTTCTTCTCACCCGCCGAGGCCACCGGGCTGCGGTCGGCGGCCGGGCAGGTGGACGCGTTCGGCGTCCAGCTCGCGCCGGGTGCCGACGTCGCGGGCGTCGACGCGCAGATCGCCGCCGCGGTGCGGGACCAGCGCGCGGTCACGCTGACCGGCGACGCCCGCGGTTCCGCCGAGTTCGCCAAGGCGGCCGGCGACGGCGAGCTGCTGATCATCCTCGCGGCCGTGTTCGGCGGCCTCGCGGCGCAGGTCGCCATGTTCGTCGTCGCGAGCACCCTGACGCTTTCGGTGCAGCAGCGCCGCCGTGAGGTGGCCATGCTGCGGGCGATCGGCGCGACCCCGCGCCAGCTGAGCCGGATGATCACCGGCGAGGCAATGATCATCGGTGCGCTGGGCACCGCGCTGGCCATCTTCCCCGGCGTGCTGCTCGGCAACTGGCTCTTCGGCCGGCTGACCGGGTTCGGCGTGATCCAGCCGGTCCTCAAGTTCGAGCAGGGCTTCTACCCGGTGGTCGCCGCGGCGATCGTGGGCCTGGGTTCGGCGTGGGGCGCCGCGTTCGTCGCCGCCCGGTACGCGGGCCGTACGCGGCCCGTCGAAGCCATGCGGGAAACGGCGATCCCCACGCGCTGGCTGACCCCGGCGCGGCTGTGGCTCGGGGTGTCGAGCCTGATCGGCGCGGTGGCGCTGGCCTACCTGACGATCACCGTCGTCGACGGCCCGCTCGCGGCGAGCACGGCCGGCCCGGCCGTCACCCTGGTGGCGACCGCCGTCGCACTGTTCGCCCCCGGGCTCACCAAGCTGCTGGTCGCGGTGCTGCGCCGGCCGATCCGCGCGTTCGGCGGCCTGCCCGGCTACCTCGCTTCGCTGAACGCGCGGGCCCGCTGGATGCCGATGGCCGGGGCGGTCACGCCCATCATGCTGGCCACCGGGCTCGCGATCTTCATGCTGTACTTCCAGACCACGGAGGTCGCGGTCGCGGAGAAGCAGTACTCCGACTCGCTGCTCGCCGACGCCGTGGTGACGTCCGCGACCGGCGACCTGCCGCCGGATCTGGTCGCCAAGGTGCAGCAGGCACCCGGGGTGGCCGGGGCCACGGCGTTCGTGACGAGCAAGGGGTACAACGAAAAGCCGTCGGACGCGACGCAGGACGAGGACGGCGTGGACCTCACCGGCGTCACCGCCGGCGGCGTGGCGAAGGCGTGGGGGAGCATCGTCGCGAGCGGGCAGCTCGACGCCCTGCACGGCAACACGATCGCCCTGCCCGCCGACCTCGCGCAGCGGCTGGGTGTCGGCGTGGGCGCCAAGATCGCGATGCGGCTGGGCGACGGCTCCCAGGTCACCCTGGACGTCGTCGCGACGCTGCGGACCACGGCGGCCTCGGCGTCGGCGCTGGTGCCCGCCGACATGCTGGCGCCGCACACGGCCGCCGGCGCGGCCGACCGGATCCTCGTCATGGCGCAGCCCGGGACCGCGGAGGGCGATCTGCTCGCGTCGCTGCGCAGCCGGGTCGGGGACGTGGACGGCGTGCAGGTGGCCGGCCGGGAGGCGCTCACCAAGGCGTTCCTGGCGGAGGTCCAGGCCAACGCCTGGGTCAACTACCTGATCGTCGGGCTGCTGCTGGTGTACGCCGCGATTTCGATGGTGAACACGCTGGTGATGGCCACGGCGGACCGGCGGCGGGAGTTCGGGCTGCAGCGGCTCATCGGGTCCACGCGGGGGCAGGTGATGCGCATGATGGCCATGGAAGCGGGGGTCGTGGCCGCCATCGGTGTCTTCCTCGGCACGCTGGTCGCGGCGTCGATGCTGGTGCCCTTCAGCGTGGCCGTGTCGGACAGCCTCATCCCGTCCGGTCCTTTGTGGATTTATCTGGTGATACTCGGGCTGGCCGTCGTGCTGACGGTGGTGGCCACCTGCGCGCCGACGTGGTTCACGTTGCGCACCAGGCCGTCGCCGTCGACGCTCGCCCCTGAATAG
- a CDS encoding NAD(P)/FAD-dependent oxidoreductase — protein MNTEENAAGGWDAIVVGSGIGGLVCAGYLVASGMRVLVLEQHDVAGGNSHVFRRRRSYQFDVGVHYLGDCGPGGVLPAILSGLGLGDRVRFHPMDPDGFDRIVLPSVTVDVPTGWDRYADRLRAALPAEADGITRYIEVCEAVAQACRQSAFAAGPAAKMPAVMLRWSRRTLAQLFDHCGLSARARTVLAAQSGNYGSAPVSTLVTAHAGMLDEYLRGAYYPEGGGQVIAASFVELLESHGGTLLTRARAERILFEHGKAIGVRLADGTVHRAPVVVSNADYCRTVLELCDGRENLPGAVVARAEAATMRLPMAVCYVGLDRELPLPGANIWYWPDEDVDAAYARVEAGRLDELPYAFLSFASLKDPVPGSTCPPGHMNFQIMTACPPGYAPWGLTDGPTHGTRYRREPGYLGAKDRLTAQMLDLAEAVTGPFRKHLVHVETSTPLTQERYTLSTGGSAYGLQTWGRLGQRPDIDSGVDGLYLTGQSILHSGGIVGVATGGALCASTILGRPVLADGAAGVLGNPELLPEREPGWDPLRTSRGLRRREARGLALLDRVVAG, from the coding sequence GTGAACACCGAAGAGAACGCCGCCGGGGGCTGGGACGCCATCGTGGTCGGCTCCGGGATCGGCGGGCTCGTCTGCGCCGGATACCTGGTGGCGAGCGGGATGCGCGTGCTCGTGCTCGAACAGCACGACGTCGCGGGCGGCAACAGCCACGTGTTCCGCCGCCGGCGCTCCTACCAGTTCGACGTCGGCGTGCACTACCTCGGCGACTGCGGGCCCGGCGGCGTGCTGCCGGCGATCCTCTCGGGGCTCGGCCTCGGCGACCGGGTGCGGTTCCACCCCATGGACCCCGACGGGTTCGACCGGATCGTGCTGCCCAGCGTCACGGTGGACGTACCGACCGGGTGGGACCGCTACGCCGACCGCCTGCGGGCCGCGCTGCCCGCCGAGGCGGACGGCATCACCCGCTACATCGAGGTGTGCGAGGCCGTCGCGCAGGCCTGCCGCCAGTCCGCCTTCGCCGCCGGGCCGGCGGCGAAGATGCCGGCCGTGATGCTGCGCTGGAGCCGCCGGACGCTGGCGCAGCTGTTCGACCACTGCGGGCTTTCGGCCCGGGCGCGCACCGTCCTGGCGGCCCAGTCCGGGAACTACGGGTCCGCTCCGGTGAGCACGCTCGTCACCGCCCACGCCGGGATGCTCGACGAGTACCTCCGCGGCGCCTACTACCCGGAGGGCGGCGGGCAGGTGATCGCCGCGTCGTTCGTCGAGCTGCTGGAGTCGCACGGCGGCACGCTGCTCACCCGCGCGCGGGCCGAGCGGATCCTGTTCGAGCACGGCAAGGCGATCGGCGTCCGGCTGGCCGACGGCACGGTCCACCGCGCGCCGGTGGTGGTGTCCAACGCGGACTACTGCCGCACCGTCCTGGAACTGTGCGACGGCCGGGAAAACCTGCCCGGGGCCGTGGTGGCCCGCGCGGAGGCGGCGACGATGCGCCTGCCGATGGCCGTCTGCTACGTCGGGCTCGACCGGGAGCTGCCGCTCCCCGGCGCGAACATCTGGTACTGGCCGGACGAAGACGTCGACGCGGCGTACGCCCGGGTGGAGGCCGGCCGGCTCGACGAGCTGCCGTACGCGTTCCTGTCCTTCGCTTCCCTCAAGGATCCGGTGCCGGGTTCGACCTGCCCGCCGGGACACATGAACTTCCAGATCATGACGGCCTGTCCGCCGGGGTACGCGCCCTGGGGACTCACGGACGGGCCGACGCACGGGACCCGGTACCGGCGTGAACCCGGCTACCTCGGCGCGAAGGACCGGCTGACCGCGCAGATGCTGGACCTCGCCGAGGCCGTGACCGGGCCGTTCCGCAAGCACCTGGTGCACGTCGAGACGTCTACGCCGCTGACGCAGGAGCGCTACACGCTCTCCACCGGGGGAAGTGCGTACGGCCTGCAGACCTGGGGCCGGCTCGGGCAACGTCCGGATATCGATTCGGGTGTCGACGGTCTCTACCTCACGGGCCAGAGCATCTTGCACAGCGGAGGAATCGTCGGGGTCGCGACCGGGGGCGCGCTGTGCGCTTCGACGATCCTCGGCCGGCCGGTCCTCGCCGACGGCGCCGCCGGGGTGCTGGGGAATCCCGAGCTGCTCCCGGAACGCGAGCCCGGCTGGGACCCGCTGCGCACCTCCCGGGGACTGCGGCGGCGCGAGGCGCGCGGTCTCGCCCTGCTCGACCGGGTCGTCGCGGGATAA